The sequence below is a genomic window from Ctenopharyngodon idella isolate HZGC_01 chromosome 11, HZGC01, whole genome shotgun sequence.
GGAAAGGATCCAGATCAAATGGGTACGATCTATGCCACAGTTTTATTGAGTGTGCTTCCAGTGAGGTTTTCCTTTAGTCTGAACACCTCTATTATACAGCAAGATCTATTCTTAGATACTGCAgagcatgaaatgaaatgtggctattatagtgaaataaataaaagaatatttgGCTTACCCAGTTACTTCAGGATGGGGCTACAGTGTGTTTTAACTGATTTAAAGACAGTAATTTACATTACAGTAGGCAGATACATGATTATGAATCTCACGTGTGAAATTCACAACGACAGGTGCTACCCCTGACTGATCTGCTAGTTACATCCTCATATATTATACTGATGTAtcaaagcacaataaaacatGCAGCATTTGTAGTGATTATTCTTGGAAAATGTCTTCAAAGGTAGCATCAGAAAGAAGGTTTATAAGATGAGAGCTATCTATGAGAAGGAGAACAGCAAAACAAGGAAATTTATGAAACACAGCAAAGATCCAGAATCGGCTGACTATAGGAAGCATTTGGAGCTTCGCTGTGACACAGGGATGACATAATGCTAATGTTTATACTGTATGCTAATAAAAGACTTACTATGATCATGATTATGTTTTTCAACAATATGCATAGGTTTGATTGTGTATAGTCATAATGCCAAAGTAACATTATATGGAAAAAGTACAGTTACagggattggtaagattttttttttttttttttttttttttaagaaatctcttattctcaccaaagctgcatttaattgatcacaaatacagtaaacccagaaatactgtgaaatattattacaatttaaagtaagtgttttctatttgaatatactttaaaatgtaatttattcctgtgatggcaaagcagccattactccagtcatcattaagttggcttgaaaaagccaacttactgaTCTGTTATAtaaacttcttcttcttcttcttcttctgagccAAATTTTAGACTGCatctcctcctagagctttaaagcTACAGCCACCAAACTCAGCTCAGACCTTCAGACTATTCTGAAGTtagttgctatatcttttcagactgatccgacttacggttttcctaaaaatgctgatcaaaacttggaaaaatgtactatttataagccatttaaactcattcaaactcataaactaaCTATCTAACTAATATCTatctaactaactaactaactatctatctaatatctatctatctatctaatatctaactatctatctatctatctatccacacacactcacacactcactctcacataCTCACATTTACTCAGACTCACACACTCGCTAGCTtttaaactactaaactaaaacttgaACCTGAAAAGCTTCAAacatcaagcttttaaaactactccaaactttctggctaggctttttcaagccaacttgaAGTTTGTCTACGAACTTTACTCATCTAGTTTATTATTGTaactgttgaaaacaattgtgctttattatatttttgtgcaaaccatgatacattttttcaggatattttgatgaataaaaaaagttcaacagagaacaacattaattttaaatattaatcttttgtaacaatataaaatactttactgtaattttattcaatttaaagcattagttcactttaaaatgaaaatgacatttaaaatgagatttactcaccctcaagtcatcctaggtgtatatgactttcttctttctgatgaacacaatctgagttatattaataaacatcctgatgcgtccaagctttataatggcagtgaatggggccaaagagtttgaagctcaagaaagtgcatccatccatccatcaaaaacgTACTCTACGTCGCGTCAATTACGcttttttcataagttgaatagggaaggcgtaggacatagagtaagcgttttgaactgcgagaggcgttacactttcttcgtaagctgaatatgaatactttgtaacttgttaaatatggatatttttcttaacaaatgcattgcattgcttcagaaggcctttattaaccccccggagccgtgtgaagtatgtttatgatggatggatgcactttcttgagcttcatactcgttggccccattcactgccattatgcGTCAagatatttatgaatatatgtCCGATTGTGTTTcagaaaagaagaaattcatatacacctaggatggcttaagggtgagtaaatcttgatgtaactgtcattttaaagtgaactattcctttaacgcATCctcactgaataaaagtattaatttcattaaaaaaacctactaaccctaaacttttgaacggtagtgtaaatcTACCATTTTAAGGATTGAtgatttaatactttttaatatttgtgaTTGCTTATTAAATAGCTTGATACatctatatacacacactctgtatatgctgggttgtttcagcCCTTGTTTGGGTCAAACGGACAAACCTAACCATtgggtttaaaaatgtaattaaaaaatgtaaactaaagGTTggttttgtccatatttgacccaaacatgggttgaaacaacacAGCATTTCTTTTTAGAGTGCACAAATTCCCTTATCACAATTTTATCATTGTCGCTCTTGAAATTGCATGTCAGTGGTCACTTTACTTCTCACTTTCTTTTAGTTCCCATTCAGAGTGGCTTAACAAAAGAAAAGAGCCAAATAGAATCCACTGAGGAGACACTCTTCCAGAAACCCACTCAGGAGATTGCACAACTCATGGAGGTGAAACAGGAAAAGGAGGCCGCCTCACTGGAACTTTGTTTCACTCCTCTTCTTGCAGGTAGTTTCTTCCTAGCAACCTCAGAAGTCTCTATAAAGTACATGTATGTTTGTTGAACATGTAAATATTCATGTTCTTGTATAGCATTACCATTAGACAGAGTAAGACACTTGCATTAAAATCCTTATGGTAGTTTTAGGGTCAAGTAGCCAAAAGCAGTTGTATTCTCCCACTCATATGGCTCTCATACACAGGTTTCCTGTAAGTGAATGTTATGTTTATACAATACATCATGAACATGACTTTAGCAAGGCAGCCAGCCATTTAGGGGCTGTTTCCCTTATGCCGGAGCGCTGTGGGGTGGATCTGTGTAAGGGGGCTTCCCTGCAGGGTCCTTGCTACTTAGCCACTAATTGGCTGTGGAATGGCACCAGCCAAAGCCGACCGACTGCTTCTTTAGCTTTTGATGTGTCTCATCCAGACCCCCAGCAGGAGCTCCTGATGAAAGCCTTCGCTTGGGAAATATTTTAGCCTTGTTCCCATAAAGCCGAGCCAGACAAATCACATGTAGCTCCTTTCATTGCAGGGTTGGATTTTTACAGGATGGAGGCTATCATCCAATCCTGTTAGTATTTTGCCAAACTATTATccattaaagacagaattttcatatgcACTTTATTAGAATTACAGCTATGTAGAATGATATGGGAGTGAAGGACATTCCCATAGTTGGACTATGACATTTACACTACAGATCGAAAGTAAGGTCTGTACTTTTTTTGAGAGAAGccaataattttattcagcaaggaaggaTGCATTGACCAAAACTGACATTAAAtacacttataatgttacaaacgaGTTCAAATTCCTTTATAAATAAAtcctgctcttttgaacttcctataAATCAAAGACaattatcacaatattactgttttttactgtatttttaatcaaatgaatgcagccttggtgagcataagagacgtctttcaaaaccttactgaccccaaacctttgaatggtagtgtatatgtaatatatttttcaaacattAGCTATCTGACTGTCATATACCCTCTCTTCATCTTAGGGAGTATGATGCTCATTGACTGCCTGGGATTCTGTTCCAGAGAGGTGAAAGAGGGATTCTGGAAAATCACTCTGGATCAGCCACTTATATCTGAGCAGCTAAAAGCTGAACTCAATCCACTAGTCATCACAGTTTTATCCGCTTCTTCTCTGCCATCGTCTCCCTTTCCTTTCCATGTACTTAAGGTATGCTATTTCAGAAATGATTAGTTGCATTATTCAACactaatatattacattaaacaCAGGTATAATCATATTAATCTTTCAACAGGAGACATGTCTTCCTGTCTACTGCCAGTACAAGTTCCACAACATGCCTATTTACAGAACCAAAGGTCATGATCACAATGGTAACTTCAAGGAtgtgaatgtgatttttaccCGTCCAAGCACTGGAAAGTTGTTTGAGTTTCTTAGAGGTCCACCTATGGAGATCGAAGTCCATGATCGGGatagaaaaaatgaaaaacacagcaCACCCACTGTATTTAGGACTGACCCCAATGACACCAATGCAGATCTATGGACTATTCATAAAGACAGATACTGAACACCATGATCCACATGGAATAGCAAAACTAGATCTTTCAGATCTTCTCCAAGGATGCTGATATTTGAATCTGACATTACCCATTATGTGTTCTCCTTCTGAGAAAAATGAACAGAGAAGTTCTTCTGAGATTTCCTCAGATATTGCAATGCCAGTTGGTCATTATCTTGAAGCTGACTCCCAACTGAAAGTCCAGGTGCAGATAGCTTACCCCCTCCATCCTGAAGATGGCGATATTGAAGGAGATTGTCCTTTTGGTTGCATCATTTATGTCTTTAAGTGTAACAATACTCACATCTTAGCAAAACTGACATCTGAAATTCTACAAATTAATGCAGATGCTTTCCAACTAAATCATTATCCAGAGGAAACCATTCAAAGTGTCCTATCAGATCATAAAATAAGTGCcaaagaaagagagaacaaAAGGCTGAATTTTCTCACTGGATTTCATATGATGGATAAGGCTCTACACCTTTTTGTTCTGGAAGGATTGAAGGATCAAGCAGTCAAAAGACTGTGGACTACTGTGCCTATAAAGTAAGAAAGTCATCATTTAAAATGCTCCCACATGTGCACAACATTTAACAATATGCAGCAAAGCAAAAATTCCTGAAGATCATACAGGCCGATCTGATCTTTTCCAGGTTGAATGGAGATGAGGAGGAACAGGTGACTGTGCTGTATAACTCAAAATTGAGTTTCTCAGAGCGACTACATGACATGCTTGATGTGGGCCTGAGTCCGATTTGCCTCAAGACACTTGAGACCATTATGATGGAGCCTCTGGTGTTTATCAGGAATTCGGTTCCTTGTGCCTGTCTTGAAGCCATGAAACGGTATAATTGCAATTACACCCAAAGAACAGATCTTCTTACAGGTTTCAGCGTGgtcctttttttcttgtttttctcaATAGGCTATAAGAAAGAACAGTGTAGTCAAACCATAATACTCTACTAATCCAATCAATTTCAACATCCAAGTACTATTTGTACTTGGATGCAATATACTTCACAAAAAAGCATATGGTGTGGTATTTGCTAAACCTAGAGGAACAAATGTTGTGAAATACAGCGATATTGCTCAAGAAAGtttaaatgtttgcaactaACCTTTTAGTATGAGCCACATCCATCAAGCCAAGAAGCTTCAAGAAGCAGTGCACTTCAACCTGTTCCCGTCAGCCGACATGGTTCTCAGTTTAAGGAAGGAGTTTGGATCGGATCTCGGGATAGGAGAGTTATGCATGGCAACAGAGTCCCAGGAATCTCAGGATATACCTGATCATCGTAACATCAGAGAGAGAACTCGCACACCTCTAGACAACTTCAACACAGGATATCTCCAATGGAAACAGAATGAGGGCAATAATGTGAAAGACTTCCTTCAGGTAATGAATTACTGATatgtttaacaaaaaattacCACCTTATACAAAGGGGAGGAAATTGAGTTTGCAAttgattaaatgcattttttatttcaggcaAATATTGAACATGTCCATAGGGCAAGTAGCGACTTACGAAAGTCAAAGCCTAATGTGCTTTTGCATAATGTAACTGACGATCAGACCATCTATTACCACAATGTTCAAACAATGAACTCTCCAACTCAGGGTGGAGAACTACTCTACAGAGAACCATCAAAGGTTGGCATCAATTTccatgaaatatataaaaaacaacttCTAAGCCTTTATTTAGCAATGCCAAACTGTAAGTGAAATGTGGctattttttctctttctagGACTCCACTTGCATTCGCTTCTCTTACCTAGGTTTTAGGAGCAGTATTGAATCTAACCAACACCCAAAGTGCCCAGACAATGCTCGGATAGAGGAGCTGAGAATGGTGCTGTTGGGGTCATGCCATACCACTGTTACCCCCATCTGTGTCATGTTTCTCTCTCAGTGCAATGTCAACTTTATGGGCATTCCTAAGAGCTTAAGCAAAAAGATAGAGTTTTACTGATGTTTACCTACCTTGCCCACCTCTTTACAGATCTCCAGACCTTTAAAACAGTATTTATGACAAGTATGGTGACAGGGCTAACACTGATTGACTCATGGGACACAAAGCATTATCTAGAAGCATGTGGTTGGCTGAAATTGATTTATCTGCCTTTCAGAGTCTTTAACTTATTGTTCCCTGCTGAACATGAGCATAGCGCCCAAAAATGTGAACCTTACAGATGACAGATTGATGTTATCATTAGCAGTTTCTCCCATTTAAGCAACTGAATGTGTTATGTTTgtgtccccccccccccaaaaaagggAGTAGATGGACAAGTTTGACCGTTGTACTTAAGTCTCACGCCTGACATTATGTTCTAAAAACGTGGTGCTCAAGAAGTTCACCTTAAAAACTTACCTTAAAATAGCATACCTTAATATTTCtagaattgtgtttttttttattctactgCCCAGCTGCGTTTCAcatatttaaacacaaaaatgtgttctgtgtgaatgtcCCCTAAAACAATCGATCTAGCAACATGAGCAAAACACTGCAACAACATTACGTTAATATGACTGAAGTTCTCTGAT
It includes:
- the cfap92 gene encoding LOW QUALITY PROTEIN: uncharacterized protein FLJ43738 (The sequence of the model RefSeq protein was modified relative to this genomic sequence to represent the inferred CDS: inserted 2 bases in 1 codon; substituted 1 base at 1 genomic stop codon), which codes for MNAALVSIRDVFQNLTDPKPLNGSVYVIYFSNISYLTVIYPLFILGSMMLIDCLGFCSREVKEGFWKITLDQPLISEQLKAELNPLVITVLSASSLPSSPFPFHVLKETCLPVYCQYKFHNMPIYRTKGHDHNGNFKDVNVIFTRPSTGKLFEFLRGPPMEIEVHDRDRKNEKHSTPTVFRTDPNDTXMQIYGLFIKTDTEHHDPHGIAKLDLSDLLQGCXYLNLTLPIMCSPSEKNEQRSSSEISSDIAMPVGHYLEADSQLKVQVQIAYPLHPEDGDIEGDCPFGCIIYVFKCNNTHILAKLTSEILQINADAFQLNHYPEETIQSVLSDHKISAKERENKRLNFLTGFHMMDKALHLFVLEGLKDQAVKRLWTTVPIK